One region of Oryza sativa Japonica Group chromosome 10, ASM3414082v1 genomic DNA includes:
- the LOC9268323 gene encoding probable chromo domain-containing protein LHP1, with amino-acid sequence MARGKNHPDGEEEEAPAAAGEEEAPVEMDEEGEMEEEEEEEQGEGEGEERDEGEEEEEWEDAEEVEGGEESEQAAAEEEDSPLVVVEAEAAAPVVDGSPPKLAEGYYEIEDIRRRRLRKGKLQYLVKWRGWPESANTWEPLENLSACSDIIDAFEMRLQSPRPGRKRKRKITTTPVAGSNPSHGKRGRPRLDAKSHTRAPAPEPKQLPCRTSCRRATNCSSKTVAGLDASGSVVRNQLAQNIVQEGSSSVISRTPCQELPLSIRLTDQQNEHHLVNGSSNSENLVKVPPSQGGQVTGAKKRKSGNVRRFEQNKPTQGQGECGALVVAEDVGSTEGETGDKKKTEGCPNRVHITKIIKPVRFAAAVNNDVQQVSITFKALRSDGQEVMVDDKELKANNPLLLISYYEQCLRYNPTS; translated from the exons ATGGCGCGTGGGAAGAATCACccggacggggaggaggaggaggcgccggcggcggcgggggaggaggaggcgccggtgGAGATGGACGAGGAgggggagatggaggaggaggaggaggaggagcagggggagggggagggggaggagagagacgaaggggaggaggaggaggagtgggagGATGCGGAGGAAGtggaggggggagaggagagcgagcaggcggcggcggaggaggaggattcgccgctggtggtggtggaggccgaggcggcggcgcctgtGGTGGATGGCTCCCCGCCGAAGCTGGCGGAGGGGTACTACGAGATCGAGgacatccgccgccgccgcctccgcaagGGGAAGCTCCAGTACCTTGTCAAATG GCGTGGATGGCCGGAAAGTGCTAACACATGGGAGCCCCTAGAAAACCTGAGTGCCTGCTCTGACATTATTGATGCTTTCGAGATGCG GTTACAATCTCCAAGGCCCGGTCGGAAGCGTAAGCGGAAGATAACAACTACTCCAGTAGCAGGCTCAAACCCATCTCATGGTAAACGGGGCCGCCCTCGCTTGGATGCTAAGTCCCACACTCGAGCTCCTGCACCAGAACCTAAGCAACTGCCCTGTCGGACAAGTTGTAGGAGAGCGACTAATTGTAGTAGTAAGACAGTTGCAGGGCTTGATGCGTCAGGGAGTGTGGTGAGGAACCAGCTTGCACAGAACATTGTACAGGAGGGTAGTTCCAGTGTGATTTCAAGGACACCATGTCAGGAGCTACCGCTCTCAATTAGGTTGACGGACCAACAAAACGAGCATCACCTTGTGAATGGTTCGTCTAATTCTGAGAACTTAGTGAAGGTACCTCCATCTCAGGGTGGCCAGGTAACTGGTGCCAAGAAGCGTAAATCTGGAAATGTGAGGAGGTTTGAGCAGAATAAACCAACACAAGGACAAGGAGAATGTGGAGCATTAGTGGTGGCTGAGGATGTTGGTTCCACTGAAGGAGAAACTGGCGATAAGAAAAAGACAGAGGGCTGTCCTAACCGAGTTCATATCACCAAGATCATCAAGCCAGTGCGATTTGCAGCAGCTGTGAACAACGATGTGCAGCAAGTTTCAATTACATTCAAAGCACTCAG GTCTGATGGGCAGGAAGTCATGGTGGACGACAAAGAATTGAAAGCAAATAATCCCTTGCTG cTTATTAGCTACTACGAGCAGTGCCTTCGTTATAATCCGACTTCGTGA
- the LOC4348318 gene encoding uncharacterized protein encodes MDYGAAASHAAAAGPPPAADPHHPHYPHPYAGYPYPYAAYNPAAPASEPATAASSSYYYPTAVSAAASAGQYDPYAAYQYYADPAAAGPGSGGAGGLPGYYFGAGEAFQAPASSASQGAPAATAAAGKEAGKHFGFDPQRYAQAAAARSSNGVAPAIAAPGMHPAQWNAHFGHPVPKIVSRKHIKKKPKVVQPLTCEVCKIQCDTPEVLRIHKTGKKHKKNLERLQDSITPKPVKPPSTPNTVALAANMAPDPVTTSVTTSVIPAAQTKKKKSAAATPEELEVKRRRVLDAGAAQGEVKICTVCNVVVNSQKVYEFHIIGQKHKAMVQKQQAQPPIA; translated from the exons ATGGactacggcgccgccgcctctcacgccgccgccgcggggccgccgccggcggcggatccccacCACCCGCACTACCCTCACCCCTACGCCGGCTACCCTTACCCCTACGCGGCGTACAACCCGGCCGCCCCCGCCTCggagcccgccaccgccgcctcatCCTCCTACTACTACCCCACcgcggtctccgccgccgcctctgccggcCAGTACGACCCCTACGCGGCGTACCAGTACTACGCTGACCCCGCCGCGGCCGGgccaggcagcggcggcgccgggggcctGCCGGGGTACTACTTCGGCGCCGGTGAGGCGTTTCAGGCCCCGGCATCGTCGGCGTCGCAGGGTGCTCCGGCGGCTACCGCGGCGGCTGGCAAGGAGGCCGGGAAGCACTTTGGGTTCGATCCTCAGCGCTACGCGCAG GCAGCAGCCGCCAGATCTTCGAATGGAGTGGCACCAGCAATTGCAGCCCCAGGCATGCACCCTGCTCAGTGGAATGCCCATTTCGGGCATCCTGTGCCGAAAATTGTTTCAAGAAAGCAtataaagaaaaagccaaagGTTGTGCAACCATTGACTTGTGAAGTTTGCAAGATTCAGTGCGATACTCCAGAAGTTCTAAGGATCCATAAGACGGGAAAGAAGCACAAGAAAAACTTAGAGAGGCTACAAGACTCTATCACACCTAAACCAGTAAAGCCTCCAAGTACTCCAAACACTGTTGCTCTTGCAGCAAATATGGCACCTGATCCTGTCACTACTAGTGTCACTACCAGTGTGATTCCTGCTGCAcaaacgaagaagaagaagagtgcTGCAGCAACCCCAGAGGAACTGGAGGTGAAGAGGAGGCGTGTACTTGACGCTGGAGCAGCTCAAGGAGAAGTGAAAATATGTACCGTGTGCAATGTGGTCGTCAACAGCCAGAAAGTTTATGAGTTTCACATAATTGGTCAGAAGCATAAGGCCATGGTACAGAAACAGCAAGCGCAGCCACCTATAGCCTGA
- the LOC107278971 gene encoding uncharacterized protein yields the protein MKPISEYKHKVSLEIEGTKEKHKMKENAGIISNAESNENSNSMTQGTDIHQLQDIRGSLKEPEKDKTETKHIQERSSTITQNSGITATQIPQSPALLHDELNMLKLSSNTGSTVIIYKSHAPSDKQSTHKHTT from the exons ATGAAGCCAATTTCAGAATATAAACATAAAGTGAGCTTGGAGATAGAGGGGACTAAAGAAAAACACAAGATGAAAGAAAATGCAG GAATTATTTCAAATGCAGAATCAAATGAGAATAGCAACAGTATGACCCAag GTACAGATATTCATCAACTACAAGATATAAGGGGAAGTTTAAAAGAACCAGAGAAGGACAAAACAGAAACAAAGCATATTCAAGAAAGAAGTTCTACCATCACACAAAAttcag GAATAACTGCAACTCAAATACCACAGAGCCCAGCATTGCTACATGATGAGTTAAACATGCTAAAACTCTCGAGCAACACCg GTAGCACAGTTATCATATATAAGTCTCATGCACCAAGTGATAAACAGTCCACGCATAAACATACAACCTAA